One window from the genome of Amaranthus tricolor cultivar Red isolate AtriRed21 chromosome 9, ASM2621246v1, whole genome shotgun sequence encodes:
- the LOC130824547 gene encoding outer envelope membrane protein 7 has product MGAVTTAIIAVVGLALGWIAIEMACKPCLDKGREAIDRSLNPDYDPDDITAPLNSTDDHDSSSQPSQSV; this is encoded by the coding sequence ATGGGGGCAGTGACGACGGCGATAATTGCAGTGGTTGGTTTAGCGTTAGGTTGGATAGCAATCGAAATGGCGTGCAAGCCTTGCCTCGACAAAGGCCGTGAAGCCATTGATCGTAGCCTCAACCCTGATTACGATCCAGACGACATCACTGCTCCTCTCAATTCCACTGATGATCATGATTCTTCCTCTCAACCTTCTCAGTCCGTGTGA
- the LOC130823430 gene encoding uncharacterized protein LOC130823430, whose amino-acid sequence MVIGWLISYLERSVAKSVMYYNDARDIWKNLEDRFGQTSSSLLYSLQEDLSRTYQELHMSIAEYYTKVKGLWDEIDNVSPLATCTCINCSCNLTKQYLKDREDQRLIHFLMKLHDNFQQARGNILRMKELPSAAEAYHILLQEQRHQELSKISTSSLTDFMAFAFDKKSTYEKFSSKTRTSQDKKQLGRGFKHCQMSGYRIQRCYKLHGYPNSEQHHSKRTAAFALDSDQDHKIDVHKTGLSVEQFQNLLHYLGKTDAHIAKYPLEVTISANVAATFYFLSSCSNFG is encoded by the coding sequence ATGGTCATTGGCTGGCTCATATCTTATCTAGAACGTTCCGTTGCCAAGAGTGTTATGTACTATAATGATGCTCGCGATATATGGAAAAACCTCGAGGATCGTTTTGGCCAAACCTCCAGTTCGTTGCTCTATTCTCTTCAAGAAGATTTGTCACGTACTTATCAAGAACTGCACATGTCGATTGCTGAATATTACACCAAAGTAAAAGGTCTTTGGGACGAAATTGATAATGTCAGTCCTCTTGCTACATGCACATGTATCAACTGCTCATGCAATCTGACTAAACAATATCTTAAAGATCGTGAGGATCAACGCCTTATTCATTTTCTGATGAAACTCCATGATAATTTTCAACAAGCTCGAGGCAATATTCTTCGAATGAAAGAATTACCTTCCGCTGCTGAAGCATACCACATCTTATTACAAGAACAGCGACATCAAGAACTCAGTAAGATCTCCACCTCTTCTCTCACTGATTTTATGGCATTTGCATTTGACAAGAAATCCACTTATGAGAAATTCTCAAGCAAGACTAGAACATCTCAAGATAAAAAACAACTTGGACGAGGTTTCAAACATTGCCAAATGAGTGGTTATAGAATCCAACGGTGCTATAAGCTACACGGTTATCCAAATTCCGAGCAACATCATTCCAAACGCACTGCTGCTTTTGCTCTTGATTCTGATCAGGATCATAAAATTGATGTACACAAAACCGGTTTGTCTGTTGAACAATTCCAAAACCTGCTGCACTACCTTGGTAAAACTGATGCACATATTGCCAAATATCCATTGGAAGTCACTATTTCTGCCAACGTAGCAGCTACGTTCTACTTTCTTTCTTCATGCTCTAATTTTGGATGA